In Eschrichtius robustus isolate mEscRob2 chromosome 11, mEscRob2.pri, whole genome shotgun sequence, the following proteins share a genomic window:
- the MTNR1B gene encoding LOW QUALITY PROTEIN: melatonin receptor type 1B (The sequence of the model RefSeq protein was modified relative to this genomic sequence to represent the inferred CDS: deleted 1 base in 1 codon) — protein sequence MFISSRSLPTGLLPGPRDLGREGGGRSAGLGTARPACGETRCVAAGAVREGPRCPSNGSFANCCEAGDRAESRVWTGAGGARPSGPSGTPRPPWVAPALSAVLIVTTAVAIVGNLLVILSVLGNRKLRNTGNLFLVSLALADLALYPYPLILLAIFHDGWALGEARCKASAFVMGLSVIGSVFDITAIAINRYCCVCHSVTYHRIYCHWFLTTFMVFVIFVICWAPLNCIGLAVAIDSEVAPRVPEGLFVTSYFVAYFNSCLNAIVYGILNQNFCREYKKIASALWNPWHYLQDSSKGSRVEGPESQAPPVVNIQPAVQADALLHDPRPGDKLMK from the exons ATGTTCATCTCTTCCAGGTCCCTGCCCACTGGCCTCCTCCCTGGCCCGCGCGACCTGGGTAGGGAAGGGGGCGGCAGGAGCGCCGGACTCGGCACTGCGCGCCCAGCCTGCGGAGAGACCCGGTGCGTGGCGGCTGGCGCGGTGCGGGAGGGTCCACGATGCCCGAGTAACGGCTCCTTCGCCAACTGCTGCGAGGCGGGCGACCGAGCGGAGAGCCGGGTCTGGACTGGGGCAGGAGGCGCGCGGCCCTCCGGG CCCTCCGGGACCCCCCGGCCGCCCTGGGTGGCGCCCGCGCTGTCCGCCGTGCTCATCGTCACCACCGCGGTGGCCATCGTGGGCAACCTCCTGGTCATCCTCTCGGTGCTCGGGAACCGCAAGCTCCGGAACACAG GTAATTtgttcttggtgagtctggcatTGGCTGACCTGGCCTTGTACCCCTACCCGCTAATCCTCTTGGCCATCTTCCACGACGGCTGGGCCCTGGGGGAGGCGCGCTGCAAGGCCAGCGCCTTTGTGATGGGCCTGAGCGTCATTGGCTCCGTCTTCGACATCACCGCCATCGCCATTAACCGCTACTGCTGCGTCTGCCACAGCGTGACCTACCACCGCATCTACTGCCACTGGTTTCTGACCACGTTCATGGTGTTTGTGATCTTCGTCATCTGCTGGGCACCGCTGAACTGCATCGGCCTTGCTGTGGCCATCGACTCAGAAGTGGCTCCCCGGGTCCCAGAGGGCCTCTTTGTCACTAGCTACTTCGTGGCTTATTTCAACAGCTGCCTTAATGCCATCGTCTATGGGATCCTGAACCAGAACTTCTGCAGGGAATACAAGAAGATCGCCTCTGCCCTCTGGAACCCATGGCACTACCTGCAGGACTCTTCCAAGGGCAGCCGGGTGGAGGGGCCAGAAAGCCAAGCTCCCCCAGTGGTTAACATCCAGCCCGCCGTCCAGGCAGATGCTCTCTTGCATGATCCCCGGCCGGGTGACAAACTCATGAAATGA